Proteins found in one Neodiprion lecontei isolate iyNeoLeco1 chromosome 6, iyNeoLeco1.1, whole genome shotgun sequence genomic segment:
- the LOC107220212 gene encoding dynein axonemal heavy chain 7 — MEAKLGLKAYTYDVRELIIGELIKRHRNYNIEICNEFEALKERALSTPKNTKDLLALGEYMIYAATTLMEYLKERITASLHMLAALIEMTSLARDHIELNNITINWLKRVKLIFEQNSSMFEQMKFDAEEKLQKRVSLLNTDVDLMFPRLVIMDDMDDASRVHEYMEDLRKLVRGLDRMDEQVEWINNEEQLFQFPRTSYPRVKELKDIILPYYMLMYRAHQWQRDVGVWLDGPFEYLDSNVIESKTTDYFTDFTKVNKTYKTKIKMQIAINYQYRFAGSADDPDPMQQPAPNKLCYQLLEDVKWFKSYVPLASCFCNPTLRQRHWNDMSEIAGFDLTPNAGTSLRKMINMDLLGDLAKYEIITTSATKELALQELLAKMTQDWDDVVFSIMRFKDSGVDILTGLDDIQALLEEHIAKTQAMRGSAFAKPIEAEVKVFYDSILRIQKTIDEWAKVQVQWMYLLPIFSSKDIVEQLPEEGILFSEVDGTFRRAMLNVAKEPHVREMAGAFGLYEAMKEANEQMDKVNDGVTNYLEKKRLFFPRFFFLSNDDMLEILSETKDPLRVQPHLRKCFEGIAKLGFNSEMEIYSLISDDKEEIKVQEIISTSAARGCVERWLIQVEEQMVTSIRHEVFMSILDYEVNDRVYWVRVWPGMVVLCVSQIYWSMEVQNCLMTHRVSSMESLYEKLKVQIIDMVNLVKGQLSKQNRTTLSALITIDVHAQDVVKQLIEKKIVLEMDFEWLAQLRYYWEDNVQVRIINATVRYAYEYLGNCPRLVITPLTDRCYRTLIGAYALHLNGAPEGPAGTGKTETTKDLGRAIAVQCVVFNCSDGLDYKNMGKFFKGLSSCGAWACFDEFNRIELEVLSVVAQQILCIVQAVRAKSEKFIFEGTELRLNPSVYVCITMNPGYAGRSELPDNLKVLFRTVAMMVPDYAMIGEISLYSSGFSTARVLSVKIVTTYKLCSEQLSSQSHYDYGMRAVKTVLTAAQNIKLKFPNEDEMVLLLRSIIDVNLPKFLAHDVPLFQGIIMDLFPGIMLPTPNYEVFLNAVTEICEKMNLQPVDPFLLKIIQTYEMMIVRHGFMLVGDPFGGKTSALHCLADTLTLMHKRGDENGLPTQYRTMNPKSITMGQLYGQFDPVSSEWTDGVCAVAFRQFVAEDSPDRKWLIFDGPVDAVWIENLNTVLDDNKKLCLTSGEVMQMTSTMSMIFEVMDLLQASPATVSRCGMIYIEPHVMGWRPFLKSWMNKININWGQGNEGILNALFDWLTDPCLDFIRKKCKLATNAGQINQLVSTITLFEMYMNDAVEANPTDYSTYIVPWLQATMMQSMVWGAGGALDYDSRCKFNDFYTSFWDRSNLDYPLPEAVGDLLISIPGEGLIHDNYYTYKGKGAWKYFGDMAKSAKILETQSIGQMVVPTIDTVKYQMLFLRHIKHRKRFLVYGETGTGKSFYIQDLLMNKLDEDSFLPNFITFTPKTTANQTQELVISKLFKKRKGHYGPMGGAYCIVFVDDVNMPTKEIYGAQPAIELLRQFFDHEHWYDLKEPEKIQVFDTMFLAAMAPPGGSRQDIYHRFLRHFNLYTISMFSRESVFRIFSNVALVGLKRNGFASDVVVIVTLLVNATMEIFEAASASLRPTPAKSHYLFNLRDFSRVITGCALIKKESVESKVTFVRIWVHEILRVFGDRLIDKTDNNWLFEKIKEVVPSILRESFDNVFGHLPKFNDELTEESLHDLIFGNFMDLDATPDDKRYEEIPSIEEYKNVALLCLEEYNTTHKSKIDIVLFRYALEHLARICRILAIPCGSLLMVGVGGSGRQSLTRLASGIGGHGLFQPEIGVAYGMNEWREDIKKVLKNSGGTGKDLVFLFTENQIKEEGFLGDIDGLLNSGEVPNLFTIEEKQEIIEMTRLAAQGGNRNLDVSVLSVLAYFVNRCKEKLHIMLCFSPIGDAFRIRLRLYPSLVNCCTIDWFEMWPEDALEQVAARYMTYVDVDERIKVDSVVACKYFHKCAKENSTQFYSACGRKTYITSAAFLDLIQSFADLMTQKQAEISLARDRYLGGLDKLDFAASQVTKMGTTLLALKPQLEASAKLTAKTMQQIESENVTVEHATMLVKKDEDAANIQAEIAGALKKECEADLAEALPILAEATAALNTIKPNDITIVKTMKNPPEVIKLVLAAVCVMMAITPDRINDPVTHRMISDYWGPSKRLLGDMNFLARLKDYDRDNIPVSIMQVIKKSYMADKNFEPKKVAKASSAAEGLCKWVRAMVLYDEVAKVVAPKKAKLAIAEKEYNETMEFLKGRRQMLAELDAKLALLNENLQRTLAMKIDLENQVTDCTNKLIRSEKLLSGLGGEKGRWIECAANLQKAYDSLAGDILISCGMIAYLGPFTTSYRVENLEKWRSYVKSLDIPTSDMYTFVGVLGSEIKINSWNIHGLPRDSFSTENAIIMDNSKRWSLFIDPQSQANKWIRAMEKSNQLEIIKLSDLTYMNVLERCIETGKPVLLENVGEELSTPLDPILMKSIYKFSGVWYITLGEKSVEYDLKFRFYITTKLRNPHYLPEVFNKVTLINFALTIEGLEDQLLGIVVAKERADLQKKKEYLIVESAANKKALQQVEENILKTLSSSGANILEDEEAIEILDSSKILSVDIMKKQKASKETEAKIEVFRQSYRPIAKHSSALYYTVTDLPSVDPMYQYSLAWFMNLYIMSIETASKSKVLEKRLMFLRETFTYNLYQNVCRSLFEKDKILYSFVLYSTIMVATNEIDKEELSFFLSGGIGLANTIKNPAANWLIDKSWDEICRANDNLPSFEGFMNDFRTHLTSWQKFYDLMNPQNAQIPQPWESKLTAFQKLIVMRMIRPDKVTAKITQFVDTGMGTKFVTPPPFDIAKSYSDSNSLIPLIFVLSAGSDPMGSLSKFAENMNYASRFSSISLGQGQGPIAQRIIEQGQNEGMWVCLQNCHLAVSWMPQLEKICENFDTTNTSINFRLWLTSYPSDKFPITVLQNGVKMTNEPPSGLQQNLMRSYLSEPVKDPEFFGGCPGKEKEFTKLLYGLCFFHAVVQERRKFGAQGWNIKYGFNESDFQISVQQLQIFINEYDEVPFKAIIYLTGECNYGGRVTDDRDRRCLNTILDDFYNPRVITDPNYTFANIGPEYALPRKVDYRDYVKQIEEIPPISPPEVFGLHMNAGITRDLEVSKDFFTALIQIQGTVSVGDTAKQDEMILFIKKDIYDRLPELFDIEEAQKKYPVSYYESMNTVLIQEMERYNKLLKEIRVSLTMLEKAVNGMIVMTPELEVVSRQILIGKVPTCWEKASAYPSLKPLSSFVNDFLERIQFFQQWLDNGKPAAFWISGFSFAHGFLTGASQNYARKHKVSIDRIEFDFEVLPFYEAKSAPSDGVYVYGMFLAGARWDIQKMILAESFPKVLFNALPLVWFKPGEASKRVTGSRYLCPLYITSARFGVLRTTGHSTNYVLSILLNTKEPVSHWIKRGLALLCQLDD, encoded by the exons ATGGAAGCGAAACTTGGGCTCAAGGCATACACTTATGATGTACGGGAATTAATTATTGGAGAGTTAATCAAACGTCACAGAAACTACAATATTGAAATATGCAATGAATTTGAAGCTTTAAAAGAACGGGCCTTGAGCACCCCGAAAAATACTAAAGATTTGCTAGCCTTAG GTGAATACATGATATACGCAGCGACAACATTAATGGAATATCTTAAAGAAAGAATAACTGCGTCGTTGCACATGCTAGCAGCATTAATTGAAATGACTTCGCTTGCCCGAGATCATATAGAGTTGAACAATATTACAATTAATTGGTTGAAACGTGTAAAGCTaatatttgaacaaaacaGTTCCATGTTCGAGCAGATGAAATTCGATGCAGAAGAAAAGTTACAAAAACGAGTCAGTCTTTTGAATACAGATGTCGACCTTATGTTTCCAAG ATTGGTAATAATGGACGATATGGATGACGCGAGTCGTGTGCATGAATACATGGAAGATCTACGAAAACTTGTGCGGGGGTTGGATCGTATGGATGAGCAAGTTGAATGGATCAATAATGAGGAGCAACTCTTCCAATTTCCACGCACGTCGTATCCACGTGTTAAGGAGTTGAAAGACATAATACTTCCATACTATATGCTCATGTACCGGGCTCACCAATGGCAGCGAGACGTTGGTGTTTGGTTGGATGGTCCATTTGAATACCTCGACTCAAATGTAATAGAAAGCAAGACAACGGACTACTTTACGGATTTCACAAAAGTCAACAAAACTTATAAGACCAAGATCAAAATGCAAATTGCTATAAATTACCAATACAG ATTTGCAGGGTCGGCAGATGACCCTGATCCTATGCAACAGCCAGCACCTAATAAACTCTGTTACCAATTACTGGAGGATGTCAAATGGTTTAAG AGTTATGTTCCTCTTGCGTCGTGCTTCTGTAATCCTACATTGCGGCAACGGCATTGGAACGATATGTCAGAAATTGCAGGATTTGATTTAACCCCAAACGCTGGTACTTCCCTACGCAAGATGATTAATATGGACCTCTTAGGCGATCTCGCCAA ATATGAAATAATAACCACAAGTGCAACCAAAGAGCTAGCATTGCAAGAGCTGCTTGCTAAAATGACACAGGATTGGGATGATGtcgttttttcaataatgcgattTAAGGATTCTGGAGTTGATATTTTAACAGGACTCGATGACATTCAAGCTTTGCTTGAAGAACACATTGCAAAGACTCAGGCAATGCGAGGTTCTGCGTTTGCAAAGCCAATTGAAGCTGAAGTAAAAGTTTTTTATGATTCGATCCTCCGAATTCAAAAGACTATAGATGAATGGGCAAAG GTTCAAGTGCAGTGGATGTACCTACTGCCTATATTTTCAAGTAAGGATATAGTTGAACAGCTGCCAGAAGAAGGAATACTCTTTTCCGAAGTAGACGGAACGTTTCGGAGAGCTATGCTGAATGTGGCCAAGGAACCTCATGTCAGAGAAATGGCAGGCGCA ttTGGACTTTATGAAGCTATGAAAGAGGCAAATGAACAAATGGATAAAGTTAATGATGGTGTAACAAACTATCTTGAAAAGAAAAGGTTATTCTTTCCtagattcttttttctctcaaacgATGATATGCTCGAAATTCTCTCAGAAACTAAGGATCCGTTACGTGTGCAACCCCATTTAAGAAAGTGTTTCGAAGGAATTGCCAAGCTAGG CTTTAATTCAGAAATGGAGATATATTCGCTGATTAGTGACGACaaggaagaaataaaagttCAAGAGATCATCTCTACATCCGCTGCCAGAGGGTGTGTGGAGAGATGGCTTATTCAA GTTGAGGAACAAATGGTGACATCAATACGGCATGAAGTATTTATGAGTATCTTGGACTATGAAGTGAATGATCGAGTTTACTGGGTACGAGTCTGGCCAGGAATGGTAGTTCTCTGCGTCTCTCAGATATATTGGAGTATGGAAGTACAAAACTGTTTAATGACTCATCGAGTGTCATCAATGGAATCTCTTTATGAGAAGTTGAAAGTACAGATTATTGACATGGTAAACTTGGTGAAGG gACAATTGTCTAAGCAAAATCGAACGACTTTATCAGCATTAATCACAATCGACGTCCATGCGCAAGACGTTGTTAAACAacttatcgaaaaaaaaattgtattagaAATGGACTTTGAATGGCTTGCACAGCTAAGATATTACTGGGAAGATAATGTACAAGTGAGAATCATAAATGCGACAGTAAGATATGCCTACGAGTATCTTGGTAACTGCCCTCGTCTGGTTATTACACCACTTACTGACAG GTGTTATCGCACATTAATCGGAGCATATGCTTTGCATCTGAATGGTGCACCAGAAGGTCCTGCTGGAACAGGAAAAACTGAAACAACGAAAGACCTAGGACGAGCCATTGCCGTGCAATGTGTGGTATTCAATTGCTCCGATGGTTTGGATTACAAGAatatgggaaaatttttcaagggGTTATCATCCTGTGGAGCATGGGCATGCTTTGATGAGTTCAATAGAATTGAGCTAGAAGTATTGTCTGTGGTAGCGCAACAGATTTTATGCATCGTTCAAGCAGTACGTGCCAAATCAGAAAAGTTCATTTTTGAAGGGACTGAGTTAAGACTGAATCCATCAGTCTATGTTTGCATCACTATGAACCCCGGTTATGCCGGGCGGTCTGAACTTCCTGACaatttgaaagttttattCAGAACAGTGGCTATGATGGTACCAGATTATGCCAtgattggtgaaatttcactctatTCAAGTGGCTTTAGTACAGCGAGAGTACTATCTGTAAAGATTGTAACAACTTACAAACTTTGCTCTGAGCAGTTGTCATCCCAGTCACATTACGACTATGGTATGCGAGCTGTGAAAACAGTTCTGACAGCAGCACAGAATATCAAATTGAAGTTCCCTAACGAAGACGAAATGGTACTTTTATTACGGTCGATTATAGACGTAAATTTGCCAAAGTTTCTGGCACACGATGTACCACTGTTTCAAGGTATAATCATGGATTTATTCCCAGGAATTATGTTGCCAACACCAAATTACGAAGTATTTTTAAATGCTGTAACAGAAATCTGTGAGAAAATGAATTTACAACCAGTTGATCCGTTCCTATTGAAAATCATTCAGACATATGAAATGATGATAGTGCGGCATGGTTTCATGCTTGTTGGTGATCCTTTTGGTGGTAAAACCTCTGCCTTACATTGTTTAGCCGACACACTAACATTAATGCACAAACGGGGGGATGAAAATGGTCTTCCAACACAGTACAGGACAATGAATCCGAAATCCATAACTATGGGTCAGTTATACGGCCAATTTGATCCAGTTTCATCAGAATGGACTGACGGAGTTTGTGCCGTTGCATTTCGCCAATTCGTTGCCGAAGATTCTCCAGACAGAAAATGGTTGATCTTTGATGGTCCGGTAGACGCGGtttggattgaaaatttgaacactGTCTTAGATGACAACAAGAAACTATGCCTCACATCAGGAGAAGTAATGCAAATGACTTCTACAATGTCAATGATTTTTGAAGTGATGGATTTACTACAAGCATCACCTGCAACTGTATCTCGATGCGGAATGATCTACATTGAACCTCATGTTATGGGCTGGCGACCATTTCTTAAATCTTGGATGAATAAGATAAATATAAACTGGGGTCAAGGCAACGAGGGAATTCTAAATGCCTTGTTTGATTGGCTTACTGACCCATGTTTAgattttattagaaaaaagtGTAAACTTGCAACGAATGCAGGACAAATTAATCAATTGGTTTCAACGATAACTTTATTTGAAATGTACATGAATGACGCTGTGGAAGCCAATCCAACGGATTATTCTACGTACATTGTTCCATGGCTACAAGCTACTATGATGCAGTCAATGGTATGGGGTGCTGGAGGTGCCTTAGATTATGATTCACGATGCAAGTTCAAtgatttttatacatcatTCTGGGACCGGTCTAACTTAGATTATCCGTTACCGGAAGCAGTGGGTGATCTGCTTATTTCAATTCCTGGTGAAGGATTAATACACGACAactattatacatacaaaGGAAAAGGTGCCTGGAAATACTTTGGTGATATGGCAAAAAGTGCTAAAATATTGGAAACACAGAGCATTGGTCAAATGGTCGTGCCAACAATTGACACAGTCAAATATCAAATGTTATTTCTTCGGCATATTAAACATCGCAAAAGATTTCTAGTCTATGGAGAGACAGGTACTGGTAAAAGTTTTTACATTCAAGATTTGCTGATGAATAAGTTAGACGAAGATTCCTTTTTGCCCAACTTCATAACTTTTACTCCAAAAACGACTGCAAACCAAACTCAGGAACTTGTGAtatcaaaattatttaaaaaacgaaaaggcCACTATGGACCTATGGGTGGAGcgtattgtattgtatttgTCGATGATGTCAACATGCCTACCAAGGAAATTTATGGGGCGCAACCAGCCATTGAACTATTGAGACAGTTTTTTGATCATGAACATTGGTACGATTTGAAAGAGCCTGAAAAAATCCAAGTGTTCGATACAATGTTCCTCGCAGCTATGGCTCCACCTGGCGGCAGCCGACAAGATATATACCACAGGTTCTTAAGACACTTCAATTTATACACCATCAGTATGTTTTCAAGAGAAAGCGTTTTCAGAATATTTTCGAATGTAGCACTGGTTGGATTGAAGAGGAATGGTTTTGCCTCTGATGTTGTGGTAATAGTAACGCTACTAGTCAATGCTACAATGGAGATTTTTGAAGCTGCTAGTGCCAGTCTCAGGCCAACCCCAGCAAAATCGCACTACTTATTTAATTTAAGGGACTTCTCTAGAGTAATAACAGGATGTGCtctgataaaaaaagaatcagtTGAATCCAAGGTCACGTTTGTAAGAATTTGGGTGCATGAGATTTTAAGAGTCTTCGGAGACAGACTGATCGACAAGACCGATAATAACtggttgtttgaaaaaatcaaggaGGTAGTCCCCAGTATTCTGAGGGAGTCCTTTGATAATGTATTCGGTCACTTACCTAAATTTAATGATGAACTGACAGAGGAAAGTCTACATGATTtaatatttggaaattttatggACCTTGACGCTACACCAGATGATAAGCGATATGAAGAAATTCCATCTATAGAAGAGTACAAGAATGTCGCTCTTCTTTGTCTAGAAGAATACAATACTACACACAAAAGCAAAATAGATATTGTGCTGTTCCGCTATGCTTTGGAACATTTGGCACGTATTTGTCGCATATTGGCCATACCTTGCGGAAGTTTGTTGATGGTCGGTGTTGGTGGTTCAGGAAGACAATCTTTGACTAGACTTGCCTCTGGAATTGGAGGTCATGGATTATTTCAACCAGAAATTGGGGTTGCTTATGGCATGAATGAGTGGcgtgaagatataaaaaaggTTCTCAAAAATTCTGGTGGTACTGGCAAAGACTTAGTCTTTCTATTCActgaaaatcaaatcaaagAAGAAGGATTCCTAGGAGACATTGATGGTTTATTGAACTCTGGTGAGGTGcctaatttatttacaatagaagaaaaacaagaaattattgaaatgaCTCGATTAGCTGCTCAGGGTGGAAATAGAAATTTGGATGTCAGTGTTTTATCAGTATTGGCATACTTCGTAAACCGCTGCAAAGAAAAACTGCACATCATGCTATGTTTTAGTCCAATTGGCGATGCGTTTAGAATTAGATTACGTTTATATCCAAGCTTAGTAAACTGTTGTACCATTGACTGGTTTGAAATGTGGCCAGAAGATGCACTTGAACAAGTGGCAGCACGCTACATGACATACGTTGATGTCGATGAACGAATAAAAGTTGATTCTGTTGTGGCTTGCAAATACTTTCATAAGTGTGCAAAGGAAAATAGTACGCAGTTTTATTCAGCTTGCGGAAGGAAAACTTACATAACGTCTGCAGCATTTTTGGATCTAATCCAGTCATTTGCTGATCTTATGACACAAAAACAAGCAGAAATATCTCTTGCAAGAGATCGTTATCTGGGCGGCTTGGATAAATTAGATTTTGCTGCCTCTCAAGTTACAAAAATGGGGACTACTCTGCTGGCGTTGAAGCCACAGTTAGAAGCATCTGCTAAATTAACTGCGAAAACAATGCAGCAAATTGAAAGTGAAAACGTGACCGTTGAACACGCCACCATGCTGgtgaaaaaagatgaagatGCAGCAAATATTCAAGCAGAAATTGCTGGTGCTTTGAAAAAGGAATGTGAAGCTGATCTAGCAGAAGCTCTTCCCATACTTGCAGAAGCCACGG CTGCTTTGAATACCATCAAGCCAAATGatataacaatagtaaaaacaatgaaaaatccTCCTGAAGTAATCAAGTTGGTACTTGCTGCCGTTTGCGTCATGATGGCCATCACCCCAGATAGAATAAATGATCCAGTGACTCATAGAATGATCTCAGACTACTGGGGACCAAGTAAGCGACTGCTTGGAGACATGAATTTTTTAGCCAGGCTAAAGGACTATGACAGAGACAACATTCCTGTATCCATAATGCAG GTGATCAAAAAGTCATATATGGCGGATAAGAATTTTGAACCAAAGAAAGTAGCAAAGGCATCATCAGCTGCCGAGGGACTTTGCAAATGGGTACGAGCTATGGTTTTATATGATGAGGTAGCAAAAGTCGTTGCGCCTAAGAAGGCGAAATTAGCAATAGCTGAAAAAGAGTACAATGAAACCATGGAGTTCTTAAAAGGAAGACGACAGATGTTAGCAGAACTCGATGCAAAACTGGCacttttgaatgaaaatctaCAACGAACACTAGCTATGAAAATTGATCTAGAAAATCAG GTAACGGATTGCACAAATAAGCTGATCAGATCAGAAAAGCTTCTCAGTGGCTTGGGGGGAGAGAAAGGTCGTTGGATAGAATGTGCAGCAAATTTACAAAAGGCTTATGATAGCTTAGCTGGCGACATATTAATATCTTGTGGAATGATCGCTTACTTAGGCCCATTTACAACGTCCTACAGAGTGGAAAATTTAGAGAAATGGCGTAGCTATGTCAAGAGTTTAGATATTCCCACTTCAGATATGTATACCTTTGTTGGAGTCTTGGGCTCGGAGATTAAAATCAACTCATGGAATATCCATGGTCTTCCAAGGGATTCTTTTTCGACCGAGAACGCAATTATCATGGATAATTCCAAAAGATGGAGTTTATTTATCGATCCACAGAGTCAAGCAAACAAGTGGATTAGAGCTATGGAAAAGTCGAATCAattggaaataataaaattatcggATCTAACTTACATGAACGTGCTTGAAAGATGCATTGAAACTG gtAAACCAGTTTTACTAGAAAATGTTGGCGAAGAATTATCAACTCCGTTGGATCCTATTCTTATGAAAAGCATCTACAAGTTTTCTGGCGTTTGGTATATTACGCTTGGTGAAAAGTCGGTCGAATATGACTTGAAATTTAG ATTTTACATAACAACGAAGTTGAGAAATCCCCATTATTTGCCAGAAGTATTTAACAAAGTGACATTGATTAACTTCGCGTTAACGATTGAAGGATTGGAGGATCAGCTGTTGGGTATTGTAGTTGCTAAAGAAAGAGCTGATCtccagaaaaaaaaggaatatttGATTGTTGAAAGTGCGGCTAATAAAAAAGCCTTGCAACAAGTAGAagagaatattttgaaaacattgTCATCATCAGGTGCCAATATCTTAGAAGACGAGGAGGCTATAGAGATATTAGATtcgtcgaaaattttatcagtagatataatgaaaaaacaaaaagcatccaAGGAGACGGAAGCTAAGATTGAAGTCTTCCGTCAAAGTTACAGACCAATAGCTAAGCACAGCTCAGCGCTATATTATACAGTAACCGATTTGCCCAGTGTTGATCCAATGTATCAATACTCGCTTGCTTGGTTCATGAATCTATATATAATGTCCATAGAAACTGCAAGTAAAAGCAAAGTCCTAGAGAAAAGGTTAATGTTTTTACGAGAAACATTCACTTATAATCTCTATCAAAATGTGTGCCGTTCTTTATTTGAAAAGGATAAG ATTCTGTACTCGTTTGTGTTATATTCGACTATTATGGTGgcaacaaatgaaattgaCAAAGAAGAATTGAGCTTTTTCTTATCTGGCGGAATAGGACTTGCCAATACCATTAAGAATCCAGCAGCAAACTGGTTGATAGATAAGTCTTGGGATGAAATATGCAGAGCTAATGACAATTTGCCATCATTTGAAGGATTTATGAATGACTTTCGTACTCATCTAACATCTTGGCAAAAGTTTTACGACTTGATGAATCCTCAGAATGCTCAAATACCACAGCCATGGGAAAGTAAACTCACAGCATTCCAAAAATTGATCGTGATGCGAATGATCAGACCAGATAAAGTGACTGCCAAG ataACACAATTTGTTGATACAGGAATGGGCACTAAATTTGTAACGCCACCGCCATTTGATATAGCCAAATCATATAGTGATTCAAATTCACTGATACCATTGATCTTTGTTCTATCTGCTGGTTCTGATCCCATGGGATCTCTTTCCAAGTTTGcagaaaatatgaattatGCTTCTCGATTCAGTTCGATATCCTTAGGTCAGGGTCAAGGACCGATAGCGCAGCGCATTATAGAACAAGGTCAAAACGAAGGCATGTGGGTTTGTTTGCAAAATTGCCATCTAGCTGTTTCTTGGATGCCTCAACTGGAAAAGATTTGCGAGAACTTTGATACAACAAATACGTCGATCAATTTCCGTCTCTGGTTAACTAGCTACCCTTCTGATAAGTTTCCTATAACAGTCTTACAAAATGGTGTGAAAATGACCAATGAACCTCCAAGTGGACTACAGCAGAATCTCATGAG ATCTTACTTATCGGAGCCTGTTAAAGATCCAGAGTTCTTTGGAGGTTGCCCTGGGAAGGAAAAGGAATTCACGAAACTGTTGTATGGCCTATGTTTCTTCCATGCTGTTGTTCAAGAGAGAAGGAAGTTTGGCGCACAAGGATGGAATATTAAATATG GTTTTAATGAGTCAGATTTCCAAATATCAGTACAAcagttgcaaatttttataaacgaGTATGACGAGGTCCCATTCAAAGCTATCATATATTTGACCGGTGAATGTAATTATGGTGGAAGGGTAACGGATGATCGAGATAGAAGATGCTTGAATACTATTTTGGATGACTTTTATAATCCAAGAGTGATAACAGATCCGAATTATACGTTTGCAAATATTGGACCGGAATACGCATTACCACGAAA AGTCGATTACCGAGATTATGTGAAACAGATCGAAGAAATTCCACCTATTTCACCACCCGAGGTATTTGGTTTGCATATGAATGCCGGGATTACCCGAGATCTTGAAGTGTCGAAAGATTTCTTCACTGCGTTGATACAAATCCAAGGAACTGTATCAGTTGGCGACACAGCTAAACAAGATGAAAtgattttgtttataaaaaaagacaTTTACGATCGTTTACCTGAATTATTTGACATTGAGGAAGCTCAAAAGAAATATCCAGTATCTTACTACGAGTCTATGAATACCGTTTTAATACAAGAAATGGAAAGATATAACAAACTGCTCAAAGAGATTCGTGTCTCATTGACCATGTTAGAAAAAGCAGTGAACGGGATGATAGTTATGACACCAGAGCTcgag GTGGTCTCTAGACAAATTTTAATAGGTAAAGTTCCTACATGTTGGGAAAAAGCTAGCGCATACCCCAGCCTTAAGCCTCTATCTAGTTTTGTAAATGATTTTTTGGaaagaatacaattttttcaacaatggTTGGACAATGGAAAACCAGCTGCTTTTTGGATATCTGGCTTTTCGTTTGCACATGGATTTTTAACCGGGGCGAGTCAAAACTATGCCAGAAAGCATAAAGTCTCTATTGACAGGATTGAGTTTGATTTTGAG GTATTACCATTTTACGAAGCAAAATCTGCACCAAGCGACGGAGTTTACGTATATGGAATGTTCTTAGCCGGAGCAAGATGGgatattcaaaaaatgatcCTGGCAGAAAGTTTTCCAAAAGTTCTCTTCAATGCGCTTCCTCTTGTTTGGTTCAAGCCAGGCGAAGCTTCAAAACGAGTAACAGGGTCTCGGTATTTGTGTCCCCTGTATATAACTTCAGCACGTTTCGGAGTGCTCAGAACAACCGGCCATTCTACCAACTACGTACTATCTATTCTATTGAATACTAAGGAACCTGTTAGTCATTGGATCAAAAGAGGACTTGCCTTGCTTTGCCAGCTTGACGATTGA